Proteins encoded together in one Jeotgalibacillus aurantiacus window:
- the glgB gene encoding 1,4-alpha-glucan branching enzyme — translation MEQLLSDYDIHLFHEGTLQNAQSVFGAHLIKEKQKITGTRFTVWAPHARSVSVVGDFNGWQPGNLKMERVNREGIWTAEVGDNLEGEIYKYAITTQSGDVLMKADPYAVYSELRPNTASIVYDLSGYKWGDQLYRQRIRRRRPIYERPLAIYELHLNSWKQKEDGSFYTYREYADELIPYVKERGFTHIELLPLTEHPLDASWGYQGTGYYSPTSRFGTPHDLMYFIDRCHQEDLGVLLDWVPGHFCKDSHGLYLFDGQPLYEYESFSDRENLEWGTANFNLAKGEVRSFLISNALYWMKTFRIDGLRVDAVANILHWANSEPLTSNPYAVEFLQELNKAVFQENPRFLMMAEDSTDWPNVTGPVHEGGLGFNYKWNMGWMNDVLDYMSYHPFERRHHHHKLTFSMVYAYSENYILPFSHDEVVHGKRSLLHKMPGEYWEKFAQWRLLLSFMMAHPGKKLLFMGSEFAQFDEWKYIQGLDWFLKEYESHRQADTFSKELMDFYLSHKALHEFDHDPQGFEWIDADNAEQSIYSFIRRGKRKSDTLIVVCNFTNVSYDAFQLGAPFSGKWEEVFSSDSKHVGGTDHLNTEAVETEEKPMHHRKQSLTMKVPPLGITIWKPAKK, via the coding sequence TTGGAACAGCTTCTTAGTGATTATGATATCCACCTTTTCCACGAGGGAACCTTGCAGAATGCGCAATCTGTATTTGGCGCCCACCTGATTAAAGAAAAACAGAAAATTACTGGAACGCGCTTTACCGTCTGGGCTCCTCACGCCCGTTCTGTTTCAGTCGTTGGAGACTTCAATGGCTGGCAGCCCGGGAATTTGAAAATGGAACGCGTCAACCGTGAAGGCATATGGACGGCAGAGGTTGGGGACAATCTTGAAGGGGAAATTTATAAATACGCCATCACGACACAATCTGGAGATGTGTTGATGAAAGCTGACCCCTACGCTGTTTATTCAGAGCTGAGACCAAACACCGCTTCTATTGTATATGACCTGTCAGGCTATAAATGGGGGGATCAGCTATACCGCCAGCGTATTCGTCGCAGGCGTCCGATTTATGAGCGCCCACTCGCTATTTATGAGCTTCACTTAAATTCATGGAAGCAAAAAGAAGACGGTTCTTTCTATACATATCGTGAATACGCTGATGAGCTGATTCCCTATGTAAAAGAACGCGGTTTCACACATATCGAGCTGCTTCCATTGACTGAGCACCCGTTAGACGCGTCATGGGGCTACCAGGGAACAGGTTATTATTCTCCAACGAGCCGCTTTGGCACGCCTCACGATTTAATGTATTTCATTGACCGCTGTCATCAGGAGGATCTTGGCGTCCTGCTTGACTGGGTTCCCGGTCATTTCTGTAAGGATTCTCATGGGCTATATCTGTTTGATGGGCAGCCACTATATGAATACGAGTCCTTCAGCGACCGTGAAAACCTGGAATGGGGAACAGCAAACTTTAATCTTGCGAAAGGTGAAGTCCGAAGCTTCCTGATCTCTAATGCACTGTACTGGATGAAAACCTTCCGGATTGATGGCCTCAGAGTGGATGCAGTCGCCAATATTCTTCATTGGGCAAACAGCGAGCCTCTTACATCAAATCCGTATGCTGTGGAGTTTTTACAGGAGTTAAATAAAGCTGTGTTTCAGGAAAATCCGCGCTTTCTCATGATGGCTGAGGATTCAACAGACTGGCCAAATGTTACAGGGCCTGTTCATGAAGGCGGACTTGGATTTAATTACAAATGGAACATGGGCTGGATGAACGATGTACTGGATTATATGTCCTATCATCCATTTGAGCGGAGGCATCACCACCACAAGCTGACGTTTTCTATGGTCTATGCTTATTCCGAAAATTATATTTTACCGTTTTCTCATGATGAAGTCGTGCATGGTAAGCGCTCTCTGCTTCATAAGATGCCTGGTGAGTACTGGGAAAAGTTTGCGCAGTGGCGCCTATTGCTTAGTTTTATGATGGCCCATCCGGGTAAAAAGCTCCTTTTTATGGGTTCTGAGTTTGCCCAGTTCGATGAATGGAAATATATACAAGGATTGGACTGGTTTTTAAAGGAATATGAATCTCATCGTCAGGCAGATACGTTCTCGAAAGAATTGATGGATTTTTACCTGTCCCACAAAGCGCTTCATGAGTTTGATCACGATCCTCAGGGGTTTGAATGGATTGATGCTGATAATGCAGAGCAAAGTATTTATTCGTTTATCCGCAGAGGAAAAAGGAAAAGTGACACACTCATCGTCGTTTGTAACTTCACAAATGTCAGCTACGATGCTTTCCAGCTTGGTGCTCCATTCTCAGGGAAATGGGAAGAAGTTTTTTCGAGTGACAGTAAACATGTCGGTGGAACGGATCATCTTAATACTGAAGCCGTTGAAACAGAAGAAAAACCTATGCACCATCGTAAGCAGTCTTTAACGATGAAGGTACCTCCACTCGGTATCACGATTTGGAAACCTGCAAAAAAATAA
- the putP gene encoding sodium/proline symporter PutP: MGIEVYISLAIYFIAMLGIGYYAYKKSTGDLSEYMLGGRQLGPGVTALSAGASDMSGWMLLGLPGSIYVSGISGMWIAVGLSIGAYLNYVFVAPRLRTYTEVANDSITIPDYFENRFVDNTKILRFVSAIVIIIFFTVYTSSGMVSGGVLFESAFGLDYTTGLIVTAGVVLAYTLFGGFLAVSITDFVQGCIMFVALILVPIVAFMELGGVGPTFDTINAIDPTLTSFFQGTTFLGFIGLMAWGLGYFGQPHIIVRFMAIRDVKSLKSARRIGMTWMIVAIIGALFTGLTGIAYIANTGAELADPETIFVFYSQVLFHPLISGFLLAAILAAIMSTVSSQLLVTSSALTEDFYNTFLKRSASDKELVLVGRISVLLVAIVAIFLSLDSDSTILDIVSNAWAGFGSAFGPAILLSLYWKRMNRWGALAGMLVGAITVILWVYVFDLSGFLYEMIPGFFLSLLAIIVVSLTTGNSRQPVRDGFDEFEKVHEIESNK, from the coding sequence ATTGGAATTGAAGTCTATATTTCACTCGCGATTTATTTCATCGCCATGCTGGGTATTGGTTATTATGCTTATAAAAAATCAACCGGCGACTTATCAGAGTATATGCTTGGAGGCAGACAACTTGGACCGGGTGTAACCGCACTTTCTGCCGGCGCATCCGACATGAGTGGATGGATGCTGCTTGGTCTACCAGGCTCGATCTATGTATCCGGAATCTCGGGCATGTGGATTGCGGTTGGTTTATCCATTGGAGCATATTTAAACTATGTATTCGTTGCACCTCGTTTAAGAACTTACACAGAAGTAGCAAATGATTCAATCACAATTCCTGATTATTTTGAGAATCGTTTTGTCGATAACACAAAAATTTTGCGCTTCGTTTCCGCAATTGTCATCATTATTTTCTTCACTGTCTACACATCTTCAGGTATGGTTTCAGGTGGAGTACTTTTTGAAAGTGCATTTGGACTTGATTATACAACAGGACTAATTGTAACTGCAGGTGTTGTCCTTGCTTACACTTTATTCGGAGGATTCCTTGCTGTTAGTATTACTGACTTTGTTCAAGGTTGTATTATGTTCGTTGCGCTCATTCTTGTACCGATTGTGGCATTTATGGAGCTTGGCGGGGTCGGCCCGACATTCGATACGATTAATGCAATTGATCCAACACTGACATCTTTCTTCCAGGGTACTACTTTCCTTGGATTTATCGGATTGATGGCCTGGGGTCTTGGTTACTTTGGACAACCTCATATTATCGTACGTTTTATGGCGATCAGAGATGTTAAATCTCTAAAATCTGCACGTCGAATCGGGATGACGTGGATGATCGTTGCAATTATCGGTGCACTATTCACCGGTCTTACAGGTATTGCTTATATCGCAAATACAGGAGCAGAGCTTGCAGATCCAGAAACAATCTTTGTTTTCTATTCTCAGGTATTGTTCCACCCATTAATTTCAGGTTTCTTACTTGCAGCGATTTTAGCAGCGATTATGAGTACAGTATCTTCACAGCTGCTTGTTACATCAAGTGCGCTGACAGAAGACTTCTACAACACGTTCCTGAAGCGCAGTGCATCTGACAAAGAGCTTGTACTCGTCGGACGTATTTCAGTTCTTCTTGTTGCGATCGTTGCGATCTTCCTGTCACTTGACTCTGACAGCACGATCCTTGATATCGTAAGTAACGCATGGGCAGGATTCGGTTCTGCATTTGGACCGGCGATCCTGTTAAGTCTATACTGGAAACGCATGAACCGCTGGGGTGCCCTTGCAGGTATGCTTGTTGGTGCGATTACTGTTATCCTATGGGTATACGTATTCGACCTGAGCGGATTCCTATACGAAATGATTCCAGGATTCTTCCTAAGTTTACTTGCCATCATTGTAGTAAGCTTAACAACTGGAAACTCTCGTCAGCCAGTACGTGACGGATTCGACGAGTTCGAAAAAGTACACGAGATTGAATCAAATAAATAA
- a CDS encoding YueI family protein, with the protein MAQGKRNVDDYLQEGIYGARETLPDERRMYLTSIRERIEYALYQNQIRESEVYPEIEEAMKKYKELKLFLNGNMSYRFISKYIQLADRHGVSYQVVTNREHNSEYGLILSHPDAVDKETITLPKRSADNGAAPTFWERLFK; encoded by the coding sequence ATGGCGCAAGGTAAACGCAATGTAGATGATTATCTTCAGGAAGGAATCTATGGTGCCAGAGAGACGCTGCCGGATGAACGTAGAATGTACCTGACCTCGATTCGTGAACGGATTGAATACGCTTTGTATCAAAATCAGATTAGAGAATCTGAAGTCTACCCGGAAATTGAAGAAGCGATGAAAAAATATAAAGAACTGAAGCTGTTTTTGAATGGCAATATGAGCTACCGTTTTATCTCGAAATATATTCAGCTCGCTGACAGGCATGGTGTATCGTATCAGGTCGTGACTAATAGAGAACACAACTCTGAATACGGACTGATCCTGTCACATCCCGATGCTGTGGACAAAGAAACCATTACACTTCCAAAAAGGTCTGCAGACAACGGAGCAGCACCAACATTTTGGGAACGATTATTCAAATAA
- the gatC gene encoding Asp-tRNA(Asn)/Glu-tRNA(Gln) amidotransferase subunit GatC yields the protein MTKITTDEVKHVAHLARLSITEEEAAKFADQLGAIITFAEQLNELDTDHVEPTTHVLEMKNIMREDKSVDGLPREKVLKNAPDHQDGQVKVPTILE from the coding sequence ATGACGAAAATTACGACAGATGAAGTAAAACACGTTGCCCATTTGGCGCGCTTAAGTATCACTGAGGAGGAAGCAGCAAAGTTTGCTGACCAGCTTGGTGCGATTATTACATTTGCTGAGCAGCTGAATGAGCTTGATACAGATCACGTTGAACCGACAACGCATGTTCTTGAAATGAAGAATATTATGCGTGAAGATAAGTCAGTCGATGGACTGCCGCGCGAGAAAGTATTAAAGAATGCACCGGATCACCAGGATGGCCAGGTGAAGGTGCCGACTATTTTGGAATAG
- the gatA gene encoding Asp-tRNA(Asn)/Glu-tRNA(Gln) amidotransferase subunit GatA: MSLFDHKLADLQDLLHKKEITVTDLVRESYKRIADVDGQVQAFLTLDEERALARAEELQKKLSSDSEGLLFGMPIGVKDNIVTKELRTTAASKILGNFDPIYNATVADKLHAADAITIGKLNMDEFAMGSSTENSHFTKTRNPWNLDAVPGGSSGGSAAAVAAGEVPFSLGSDTGGSIRQPASFCGVVGLKPTYGRVSRFGLIAFASSLDQIGPITRNVEDNAYLLEAIAGLDPNDSTSANVDVPNYRSALTGDIKGLKVAVPKEYLGEGVSEEVRQNVREALKVLEGLGATIDEVSLPHSKYGVATYYLLSSSEASANLARFDGIRYGYRADNAENLIDLYKKTRAEGFGDEVKRRIMLGTYALSSGYYDAYYKKAQKVRTLIKQDFENIFENYDVVVGPTTPTPAFKIGEQINDPLTMYANDILTIPVNLAGVPGISVPAGLSSEGLPLGLQIIGKHFDESTVYRVAHAFEQATEHHKLKPEL, encoded by the coding sequence ATGTCTTTATTTGATCACAAGCTTGCTGATCTTCAGGATCTGTTACATAAGAAAGAGATTACCGTTACGGATCTTGTTCGTGAATCGTACAAACGGATTGCGGATGTAGATGGTCAGGTTCAGGCTTTTCTAACACTTGATGAAGAGCGTGCCCTGGCGCGTGCAGAGGAGCTTCAGAAAAAGCTTTCTTCTGATTCAGAAGGATTATTATTCGGAATGCCCATTGGTGTGAAGGATAATATCGTGACGAAAGAGCTTCGCACAACGGCTGCGAGTAAAATTCTTGGAAACTTTGATCCGATCTATAATGCAACAGTGGCTGATAAGCTTCACGCAGCTGATGCGATTACAATCGGTAAATTAAATATGGATGAATTTGCGATGGGATCTTCAACAGAGAACTCTCATTTTACTAAAACGCGTAATCCATGGAACCTGGATGCAGTTCCAGGTGGATCTTCAGGTGGTTCCGCTGCAGCAGTTGCGGCTGGGGAAGTACCATTTTCATTAGGTTCAGATACAGGTGGCTCGATCCGTCAGCCTGCTTCTTTCTGCGGCGTTGTCGGGTTAAAGCCGACATATGGCCGTGTATCCCGTTTCGGTCTAATCGCATTTGCCTCATCACTTGACCAGATCGGTCCGATTACACGAAACGTAGAAGACAATGCTTATCTTTTAGAGGCGATTGCTGGACTGGATCCAAATGATTCAACCTCTGCCAATGTAGATGTGCCAAATTATCGCAGCGCTTTGACTGGCGATATTAAAGGTCTGAAGGTAGCGGTACCGAAAGAATATCTCGGTGAAGGTGTCAGTGAAGAAGTACGCCAAAATGTTCGCGAAGCGCTTAAAGTGCTTGAAGGACTTGGTGCGACGATTGATGAAGTATCACTGCCTCACTCTAAATACGGTGTCGCAACGTATTACCTGCTGTCTTCATCAGAAGCATCCGCAAACCTTGCCCGTTTTGACGGGATCCGTTACGGCTACCGTGCGGACAACGCTGAAAACCTGATTGATCTTTATAAGAAGACGCGCGCAGAAGGCTTCGGTGACGAAGTAAAACGCCGTATCATGCTTGGAACGTATGCGTTAAGCTCAGGCTATTACGATGCTTACTATAAAAAAGCACAGAAAGTCCGCACGTTGATTAAGCAGGACTTCGAAAATATTTTTGAAAACTATGATGTCGTAGTGGGTCCAACAACTCCTACACCGGCCTTTAAGATCGGCGAGCAAATCAATGATCCGCTGACGATGTATGCGAATGATATCCTGACGATTCCTGTCAACCTTGCAGGCGTACCGGGTATTTCTGTTCCGGCTGGTCTTTCTTCTGAGGGACTTCCGCTTGGACTTCAAATCATCGGAAAGCATTTTGATGAGAGCACGGTTTATCGTGTGGCACATGCCTTTGAACAGGCAACAGAGCATCATAAATTAAAGCCGGAGCTGTAG
- the gatB gene encoding Asp-tRNA(Asn)/Glu-tRNA(Gln) amidotransferase subunit GatB, with translation MTNFETIIGLEVHVELKTDSKMFSPAPAHFGAEPNTNTNVIDLGYPGVLPVINRRAVDWGMKAAMALNCQIADHTKFDRKNYFYPDNPKAYQISQFDQPIGEHGWIEIEVDGYTKKIGITRLHLEEDAGKLTHTDKGYSLVDYNRQGTPLIEIVSEPDLRTPAEAYAYLEKIKSIIQYTGVSDCKMEEGSLRCDANISLRPVGQEEFGTKTELKNLNSFNFVKKGLEFEEKRQEEVLLSGGEIRQESRRFDESTGKTLLMRVKEGSDDYRYFPEPDLVSLYIDEEWKESVRQTIPELPDARKKRYVEELGLPAYDAMVLTLTKEMSDFFEATLQQGADAKLSSNWLMGEVSAYLNAEQKELSDTALTPQGLAGMIKLIEDGTISSKIAKKVFKELIENGGDPNKIVKEKGLVQISDEGQLLGFVTEALDNNPQSIEDFKNGKDRAIGFLVGQIMKASKGQANPPMVNKILMQEIKKR, from the coding sequence ATGACAAACTTTGAAACCATCATTGGACTAGAAGTTCACGTTGAATTAAAGACTGATTCTAAAATGTTCTCTCCTGCACCTGCTCATTTTGGTGCGGAGCCGAACACAAATACAAATGTGATTGACCTTGGATACCCGGGCGTTCTACCGGTAATCAACCGACGCGCAGTGGACTGGGGAATGAAAGCAGCAATGGCGCTGAACTGCCAGATTGCTGATCACACAAAGTTTGACCGTAAAAACTATTTCTATCCGGATAACCCAAAGGCCTATCAGATTTCTCAATTTGACCAGCCAATCGGTGAACACGGCTGGATTGAAATTGAAGTAGATGGTTACACGAAAAAAATCGGTATTACACGACTTCACCTTGAGGAAGACGCTGGTAAACTGACACATACAGACAAGGGTTATTCTCTTGTAGACTACAACCGTCAGGGAACACCGCTGATTGAGATCGTATCAGAGCCGGATTTAAGAACACCGGCTGAAGCTTACGCTTACCTTGAAAAAATCAAATCCATCATCCAATATACAGGCGTTTCAGACTGTAAAATGGAAGAAGGATCACTGCGCTGTGACGCGAATATTTCCCTTCGTCCAGTCGGGCAGGAAGAATTCGGTACGAAAACAGAGCTTAAAAACCTGAACTCCTTTAACTTTGTTAAAAAGGGTCTTGAGTTTGAAGAAAAACGTCAGGAAGAAGTGCTTCTATCAGGCGGAGAAATCCGTCAGGAATCACGCCGTTTTGACGAATCAACAGGCAAAACATTACTGATGCGTGTGAAAGAAGGATCTGACGATTACCGTTACTTCCCGGAACCGGACCTTGTCTCTCTTTACATTGATGAAGAGTGGAAGGAAAGCGTCCGCCAGACAATCCCTGAGCTTCCAGACGCACGTAAAAAGCGTTACGTGGAAGAGCTTGGACTCCCTGCGTATGACGCAATGGTACTGACGCTGACAAAAGAAATGTCCGATTTCTTTGAAGCAACACTTCAACAGGGAGCAGATGCAAAGCTATCATCCAACTGGCTGATGGGTGAAGTGTCCGCATACCTGAACGCCGAGCAAAAAGAGCTTAGCGATACAGCTTTAACGCCACAGGGCTTAGCCGGCATGATCAAACTGATTGAAGACGGCACGATTTCATCTAAAATCGCCAAAAAAGTCTTCAAAGAACTGATCGAAAACGGCGGCGATCCAAACAAAATCGTCAAAGAAAAAGGCCTTGTACAAATTTCGGATGAGGGTCAGCTGCTTGGATTCGTCACAGAAGCGCTCGACAACAACCCTCAGTCCATCGAAGACTTCAAAAACGGTAAAGACCGCGCCATCGGTTTCCTCGTGGGTCAAATCATGAAAGCATCAAAAGGCCAGGCCAACCCGCCAATGGTCAACAAGATCCTGATGCAGGAAATCAAAAAGCGCTAA
- a CDS encoding thioredoxin family protein, producing the protein MTTLNEWFEKGLTSEQYIDQMESHKDNMQKVYDEFKLPEDQVFFDQLKEKNLKAIVLTEDWCGDAMMNNPVLLKLAEQSEMEVRFLLRDSNLELMDQYLTNGTSRAIPIFIFIDENGEEVAKWGPRAENVQSFVDEARFNLPAKEDPAFKDGQSLMIKQLTAAYTEREDFWKEVYAELKQKLS; encoded by the coding sequence ATGACAACATTAAACGAATGGTTCGAAAAAGGGCTGACTTCTGAGCAATACATCGACCAGATGGAATCCCACAAAGACAATATGCAAAAAGTGTACGATGAATTTAAGCTGCCGGAAGATCAGGTGTTTTTTGATCAGTTAAAAGAGAAAAATCTCAAAGCCATTGTTCTGACAGAAGACTGGTGCGGTGATGCGATGATGAACAATCCTGTTTTGCTGAAGCTTGCTGAACAGTCTGAAATGGAGGTCCGCTTCTTACTCCGTGACAGCAACCTTGAGCTGATGGATCAATATTTAACAAACGGTACATCGCGTGCGATTCCGATTTTTATCTTTATAGATGAAAATGGAGAAGAAGTTGCAAAATGGGGACCGCGTGCTGAAAACGTTCAATCATTTGTCGATGAGGCAAGATTCAACCTACCTGCTAAGGAAGATCCGGCATTTAAGGACGGACAAAGCCTGATGATTAAACAATTGACGGCAGCTTATACAGAGCGCGAGGATTTTTGGAAAGAAGTGTATGCAGAGCTTAAACAGAAATTAAGCTAA
- a CDS encoding diacylglycerol kinase has protein sequence MKRARIIYNPTSGRELFRKHLPEVLMKLEQAGYETSCHATTGAGDATDAAAIAVERGYDLVIAAGGDGTLNEVINGVAEKPNRPKIGLIPMGTTNDFARALHIPRDIEKALDIIIKGETIPVDIGRMNEKYFINIAGGGRMTELTYEVPSKLKTVLGQLAYYLKGIEMLPSFKPTHVRIEYDGKVFEGEVMLFLIGLTNSVGGFEKLAPDSSINDGLFTLMFLKKTNLAETIRIISLALRGEHLNDPHLEYIKANHIKVMSPEMVQLNLDGEFGGLLPAEFQNLYRHINVFAPLDQLRKEDRVDEDKNVVLKNSIIDEEDQENPA, from the coding sequence ATGAAACGAGCACGAATAATTTATAATCCGACTTCGGGCAGAGAGCTTTTCAGAAAGCATCTGCCGGAGGTTTTAATGAAACTTGAACAGGCTGGATATGAGACGTCCTGCCACGCAACAACCGGTGCAGGTGACGCGACGGACGCTGCCGCCATTGCGGTGGAGCGCGGCTATGATCTGGTCATTGCGGCCGGTGGTGACGGAACGCTGAATGAAGTGATCAATGGCGTTGCAGAAAAGCCAAACCGTCCAAAGATCGGTCTGATTCCAATGGGAACGACCAACGATTTCGCACGCGCTCTTCATATTCCACGCGATATTGAAAAAGCGCTTGATATCATCATAAAGGGTGAAACGATTCCGGTTGATATTGGCCGTATGAATGAAAAGTATTTCATTAACATTGCCGGCGGTGGCCGGATGACAGAGCTCACCTATGAGGTGCCAAGTAAGTTGAAAACCGTTTTGGGACAGCTGGCTTATTACCTGAAAGGGATTGAAATGCTGCCATCCTTCAAGCCGACACATGTGCGTATTGAATACGACGGGAAAGTATTTGAAGGGGAAGTCATGCTGTTTTTAATCGGTCTGACAAACTCGGTTGGCGGCTTTGAGAAGCTTGCGCCGGATTCCTCCATTAACGATGGGCTTTTTACACTGATGTTTTTAAAGAAAACAAATCTCGCAGAAACGATCCGGATCATTTCACTTGCGCTTCGCGGAGAGCATCTGAACGATCCGCACCTGGAGTACATTAAGGCCAACCATATCAAGGTCATGTCACCTGAAATGGTTCAGCTGAATCTCGACGGGGAGTTTGGCGGGCTGCTGCCGGCTGAATTCCAAAACCTTTACCGCCACATAAACGTCTTTGCACCGCTTGATCAGCTTCGTAAAGAGGATCGCGTGGATGAAGATAAAAATGTGGTGCTGAAGAACAGTATTATTGATGAGGAAGACCAGGAAAACCCGGCGTAA
- a CDS encoding NUDIX hydrolase has protein sequence MGQSPIVTRKVLAYITRERNGQTELLVFSQQDPSAGLQVPGGGVEDDELLIDALYREVEEESGLKRDELQLQGKLHKQMYYSEDRSKYYERNFFHLSLTRPADDEWDYVVDGDGEDGGMKFHFEWRPLHEASKLAADMDNAVEWIYQ, from the coding sequence ATGGGACAATCACCTATCGTAACAAGAAAGGTACTTGCTTACATTACACGCGAACGGAACGGACAGACGGAACTGCTGGTCTTTTCTCAACAGGATCCATCAGCTGGCCTCCAGGTGCCAGGCGGAGGCGTTGAGGATGACGAACTGCTGATTGATGCACTGTATCGCGAGGTTGAAGAAGAAAGCGGACTGAAGCGTGATGAGCTTCAGCTGCAGGGTAAGCTGCATAAGCAGATGTACTATTCAGAAGACCGCTCCAAATACTACGAGCGTAACTTCTTTCATCTATCCCTCACCCGTCCGGCAGATGATGAGTGGGACTACGTTGTAGACGGTGACGGCGAGGATGGCGGTATGAAATTCCACTTCGAATGGCGCCCTCTCCACGAAGCCTCTAAGCTCGCAGCGGATATGGACAATGCGGTTGAGTGGATTTATCAGTAA
- the rlmD gene encoding 23S rRNA (uracil(1939)-C(5))-methyltransferase RlmD, with product MTKKQALPVQKNEEYIVTIEDLTHEGHGVGKVDGYPLFIPLALPGEKVKTKVVKTTKNFGFGRLMENLEPSEDRVEPPCPVYYKCGGCQLQHLSYEGQLKAKQKQVEDVLERIGKLKNVTVHPTLGMEDPWRYRNKSQVPVGIENGRVIAGFYAQRSHDIIDVNECIIQEQVSDQVMNLVKKEAEKFGITPYDEARHKGILRHVVIRYGRTSGEVMVVLVTRTKNLPHADELVEVLRDQIEGLTSVVHNINDQKTNVILGNKNRTLWGRDVIYDSIGDVRFAISARSFYQINPIQTEVLYKKALEYAQLNGDESVIDAYCGIGTISLFLAQKAKHVFGVEIVEQAIEDAKANAELNGFTNTSFKAGLAEEVIPAWHDEGNKADVIVVDPPRKGCDQALLDTILAMQPKRVVYVSCNPATLARDLRILEDGGYETKEVQPVDMFPQTSHVECVAQLVLKV from the coding sequence ATGACGAAAAAACAGGCTTTACCTGTTCAAAAAAATGAAGAATATATTGTAACAATAGAAGATTTAACACATGAAGGGCACGGTGTCGGAAAAGTGGATGGGTATCCACTCTTTATCCCGCTTGCTTTACCTGGTGAGAAAGTGAAAACAAAGGTCGTCAAAACAACCAAAAATTTCGGATTTGGCCGGCTGATGGAAAACCTCGAACCGAGTGAAGATCGTGTTGAGCCGCCATGTCCTGTTTACTATAAATGTGGAGGCTGTCAGCTTCAGCATCTAAGCTATGAAGGTCAGCTGAAAGCGAAGCAAAAGCAGGTTGAAGATGTGCTTGAGCGGATTGGCAAACTGAAGAATGTAACTGTTCATCCAACGCTCGGAATGGAAGATCCGTGGCGCTACCGCAATAAAAGTCAGGTTCCTGTCGGGATTGAAAATGGCCGTGTAATCGCCGGCTTTTACGCACAGAGAAGTCACGACATTATTGATGTAAATGAATGTATCATTCAGGAGCAAGTCAGCGATCAGGTGATGAATCTGGTGAAAAAAGAGGCGGAGAAATTCGGTATCACGCCATACGATGAGGCTCGTCATAAAGGCATTCTCAGACATGTCGTGATCCGTTATGGCCGCACGTCCGGTGAAGTGATGGTGGTCCTTGTTACGAGAACGAAAAATCTGCCACATGCTGATGAACTGGTGGAAGTACTGCGCGATCAAATCGAGGGACTCACCTCAGTTGTGCACAATATCAACGATCAGAAAACAAACGTCATTTTAGGAAACAAAAACAGAACGCTTTGGGGAAGAGACGTTATTTACGATTCAATCGGAGATGTCCGGTTTGCCATTTCCGCACGCAGCTTTTATCAGATCAATCCTATTCAAACAGAGGTTCTGTATAAAAAAGCACTTGAATATGCCCAGCTCAATGGTGATGAATCTGTCATTGATGCTTATTGTGGAATCGGGACGATCTCACTCTTTCTCGCACAAAAAGCGAAGCATGTTTTTGGCGTAGAGATTGTTGAACAGGCCATTGAGGATGCAAAAGCCAATGCTGAACTGAACGGATTTACGAATACCTCATTCAAAGCGGGGCTGGCGGAGGAAGTGATTCCGGCGTGGCACGATGAAGGCAACAAAGCAGACGTTATTGTTGTAGATCCACCTCGTAAGGGCTGCGACCAGGCACTGCTCGATACGATTCTTGCCATGCAGCCAAAGCGGGTTGTCTACGTCTCCTGTAACCCCGCAACCCTTGCCCGAGACCTGAGAATTCTGGAAGACGGCGGGTATGAGACGAAGGAAGTGCAGCCTGTTGATATGTTTCCGCAGACGAGTCACGTGGAGTGCGTGGCGCAACTCGTTTTAAAAGTGTAA